A genome region from Baekduia alba includes the following:
- a CDS encoding alpha/beta hydrolase — protein sequence MDLFRALERPTSIRAGARARGVMTARFLPLLALVTASVLALGGGVASAAPGSCRDVVVPVSAPAPGASLHGRLCQPAGRPARTVQLLVSGATYNNGYWDTPAEDGRLSYVTRAVSAGYATFAVDRLGTGASSRPDSSAVSLANGAADLHDVIAKLRDGSLAGQRFARVVWVGHSLGSIYAWAEASSWQDVDGFVLTGLLHASKPSGAAQLAGSLVPAATDPRFAGLDPGYVTTAPGTRAADFYYAPTASPEAIAIDEATKDTMSLTELSDAASQQAADPALAPSHALRAPTLLVLGDHDGLFCGPPDGADCTRDSVLAAERPYYAPAAHLQALIVPATGHDVQLHETAPVADAGTLAWLVGAGLAP from the coding sequence ATGGACCTCTTTCGAGCGCTCGAGCGCCCAACCTCCATCCGCGCCGGCGCCCGTGCCCGCGGCGTCATGACCGCGCGCTTCCTGCCGCTGCTGGCCCTGGTGACGGCGTCGGTCCTGGCCCTCGGCGGTGGCGTCGCCTCTGCCGCACCGGGCAGCTGCCGAGACGTCGTCGTCCCCGTCTCGGCGCCCGCGCCCGGCGCGTCGCTGCACGGCCGCCTCTGCCAGCCGGCGGGACGCCCGGCGCGCACCGTCCAGCTGCTCGTCTCGGGCGCGACCTACAACAACGGCTACTGGGACACGCCGGCCGAGGACGGCCGCCTCTCCTACGTCACGCGCGCGGTGAGCGCCGGCTACGCGACGTTCGCCGTCGACCGACTCGGCACCGGCGCCAGCAGCCGTCCAGACAGCAGCGCCGTGTCGCTCGCCAACGGCGCCGCCGACCTGCACGACGTGATCGCCAAGCTGCGCGACGGCTCGCTCGCCGGCCAGCGCTTCGCCCGTGTCGTCTGGGTCGGTCACTCGCTCGGCTCGATCTACGCGTGGGCGGAGGCCTCGAGCTGGCAGGACGTCGACGGCTTCGTGCTGACCGGCCTGTTGCACGCGAGCAAGCCGTCGGGCGCGGCGCAGCTCGCCGGCAGCCTCGTGCCCGCCGCCACCGACCCGCGCTTCGCGGGCCTCGACCCGGGCTACGTCACGACCGCGCCCGGCACGCGCGCCGCGGACTTCTACTACGCGCCGACGGCCAGCCCCGAAGCCATCGCGATCGACGAGGCGACCAAGGACACCATGTCGCTGACGGAGCTGTCGGACGCGGCGAGCCAGCAGGCGGCCGATCCCGCGCTGGCCCCGTCCCACGCGCTCCGGGCGCCGACGCTGCTGGTGCTCGGCGATCACGACGGCCTGTTCTGCGGCCCGCCGGACGGGGCGGACTGCACGCGCGACAGCGTGCTCGCTGCCGAGCGGCCCTACTACGCGCCGGCGGCACACCTCCAGGCGCTGATCGTGCCGGCCACCGGCCATGACGTCCAGCTGCACGAGACGGCGCCGGTCGCCGACGCCGGGACGCTCGCCTGGCTCGTCGGCGCGGGCCTCGCTCCCTGA
- a CDS encoding class I SAM-dependent methyltransferase yields the protein MTDDRARAVRYDEFLGAITRRFVGAVVAAASVAPGEVVVDLGAGLGRLGWAAHLAGATAILVEQSPDMLEAARARHPELRAVCAAGEALPFADRSIDAVVAGFFLNHLDDPAAGLAEIRRVLKPGGRLAATVWADRLAARHNSVIVEAVAAVHPEAVSARPPSDAGAGPRMLAAIAAAGFADAQAELLAATTRVWSAAHLLEGTRTTTWDNAALIEAVPPARAGALEAEVRRLVEPYRDGPGFELPASAVLLTARRPG from the coding sequence GTGACCGACGACCGCGCGCGGGCGGTGCGGTACGACGAGTTCCTCGGAGCGATCACGCGCCGGTTCGTCGGGGCGGTGGTCGCCGCCGCGTCGGTCGCGCCCGGCGAGGTCGTCGTCGACCTGGGCGCCGGCCTCGGGCGCCTCGGGTGGGCCGCGCATCTGGCGGGGGCGACGGCGATCCTCGTCGAGCAGTCACCGGACATGCTCGAGGCCGCCCGCGCCCGCCATCCCGAGCTGCGGGCGGTGTGCGCCGCGGGCGAGGCGCTGCCGTTCGCCGACCGGTCGATCGACGCGGTCGTCGCGGGCTTCTTCCTCAACCACCTCGACGACCCGGCGGCCGGGTTGGCCGAGATCCGGCGCGTCTTGAAGCCCGGCGGCCGGCTGGCGGCGACCGTGTGGGCCGATCGCCTGGCGGCCCGGCACAACAGCGTGATCGTCGAGGCCGTCGCCGCCGTGCATCCGGAGGCGGTGTCCGCTCGCCCGCCGTCGGACGCGGGGGCAGGGCCGCGGATGCTGGCGGCGATCGCGGCGGCCGGCTTCGCCGACGCACAGGCCGAGCTGCTGGCCGCCACGACACGGGTGTGGTCGGCCGCGCACCTGCTCGAAGGCACGCGGACGACGACCTGGGACAACGCCGCGCTGATCGAGGCGGTGCCACCCGCGCGCGCCGGTGCGCTGGAGGCCGAGGTGCGCCGCCTCGTCGAGCCGTATCGGGACGGCCCCGGCTTCGAGCTGCCGGCGAGCGCGGTCCTGCTCACCGCCCGTCGGCCGGGGTGA